In Myxococcales bacterium, the following proteins share a genomic window:
- a CDS encoding OsmC family protein, which yields MSDVVSSFELQLTQVDGYEFTIAFDKPFAPLRTDEPAPLGHDAGPNPSRILAVAIANCLAASLVFCLQKKGERLTGVTASVHMEIVRNEQKRLRIGKVSVQINAPIAPDAAALTGCLGMFEDFCVVTQSVRDGIEVEVKVNATGPALA from the coding sequence ATGAGTGACGTCGTCTCTAGTTTTGAATTGCAGCTGACTCAGGTCGATGGCTATGAGTTCACCATCGCGTTTGACAAGCCGTTTGCGCCCTTGCGTACCGACGAGCCGGCACCACTTGGCCACGACGCCGGGCCCAATCCCTCGCGGATTTTAGCCGTGGCAATCGCCAACTGCCTCGCCGCGAGCCTGGTGTTTTGCTTGCAAAAAAAGGGCGAGCGCCTCACCGGGGTGACCGCCAGCGTGCACATGGAGATCGTTCGCAACGAGCAAAAGCGCCTGCGCATCGGCAAGGTAAGCGTGCAAATCAATGCCCCCATTGCACCAGACGCCGCGGCGCTAACCGGGTGCCTGGGGATGTTCGAGGATTTTTGCGTCGTGACCCAGAGCGTGCGCGATGGCATTGAGGTCGAGGTAAAGGTTAACGCCACGGGGCCCGCCTTGGCATGA
- a CDS encoding mechanosensitive ion channel family protein, with protein MNEVTTTLHDLWGANPPGAWLFAGALAAGIMLAGVVSRGWARRRYAVLAKTPKLELMEIPLRIAEKTSLLFLIAVALFVSVRPLVLPPLVGHGIANAFTVIGFWQLGYWVSTAVVAWLSLQNGKGAQGALASSLGILGFLLRLVIWTLIFLLTLDNLGVDITTLVAGLGIGGLAIALAVQSILGDLFASLSIALDRPFVVGDFIVLGDFLGTVEAIGIKSTRVRSLGGEQIILGNSDLLNSRVRNYGRMSERRVQFSVGVTYETPEDVVRKIPGLIRQIIDDQDGVRFDRAHFAKFGDFALEFETVYYVLSSDYNVFMDTQQEIYFCAPDGVCRRGHRVCVSNAKAVDGGRARSNQCIDVSISSYFKIARRHRRGAPIQTTWYLSARPRFGNCALTPAKRLGRG; from the coding sequence ATGAACGAAGTCACGACAACCCTTCACGATCTCTGGGGCGCCAACCCACCGGGGGCATGGTTGTTCGCCGGCGCGCTGGCGGCAGGCATCATGCTCGCAGGCGTTGTCTCGCGCGGGTGGGCGCGGCGACGCTACGCGGTGCTCGCCAAGACGCCCAAGCTCGAGCTCATGGAGATTCCGCTGCGCATTGCGGAAAAGACCTCGCTGCTATTTTTGATCGCGGTGGCCTTGTTTGTCAGCGTAAGGCCGCTCGTCTTGCCTCCTCTCGTCGGCCACGGCATTGCCAACGCCTTTACCGTGATCGGATTTTGGCAGCTCGGCTACTGGGTCTCGACCGCCGTGGTGGCGTGGCTCTCGCTACAAAATGGCAAGGGGGCGCAAGGCGCCTTGGCGAGCAGCCTGGGCATCTTGGGCTTTCTCTTGCGCCTGGTCATTTGGACGCTGATCTTCTTGCTTACCCTCGATAACCTTGGCGTCGACATCACCACCTTGGTCGCGGGGCTTGGCATCGGCGGCCTGGCGATTGCGTTGGCGGTGCAGAGCATCTTGGGTGATTTGTTTGCATCGTTGTCGATCGCGCTCGATCGGCCCTTCGTTGTGGGCGATTTTATCGTGCTTGGCGACTTTTTAGGCACGGTGGAGGCCATCGGCATCAAGAGCACGCGCGTGCGCAGCCTTGGCGGCGAGCAGATCATTCTAGGCAATTCCGATCTGCTCAATAGCCGCGTGCGCAACTACGGTCGCATGAGCGAGCGCCGCGTGCAGTTTTCGGTTGGCGTAACCTACGAGACGCCGGAAGACGTGGTGCGCAAGATTCCTGGGCTCATTCGCCAGATCATCGACGACCAGGATGGGGTGCGCTTTGATCGCGCCCATTTTGCGAAGTTTGGCGACTTCGCGCTCGAGTTTGAGACCGTCTACTACGTGCTCAGCTCGGACTACAACGTCTTCATGGACACGCAACAGGAAATCTACTTTTGCGCTCCTGACGGCGTTTGCCGGCGCGGGCATCGAGTTTGCGTATCCAACGCAAAAGCTGTGGATGGCGGGCGTGCCCGCAGCAACCAATGTATCGACGTAAGTATAAGTAGTTACTTTAAAATTGCCCGTCGACATCGGCGCGGCGCGCCGATTCAAACAACCTGGTATCTGTCAGCGCGGCCTCGATTTGGGAATTGCGCATTAACTCCCGCGAAGAGATTGGGACGTGGATAG
- a CDS encoding murein L,D-transpeptidase encodes MPRALVLVSFLVAIACAEGGSRVATQPPPPPTGEIPAKLRPTHPRALAAAARVGPVLITELEGRGLRLGDPIFLRALKRERVVEVFVRQRATGTFELFRTYPIAAASGELGPKQAEGDWQVPEGFYQVGRRAMHPGSAYHLAFNLGYPNAYDRSHGRTGSAIMMHGNQVSIGCLAMTDAKIEEIYTLAEAALRGGQVAFAVHVFPFRMTTRELAYAAAEESPWHSFWLNLKEGYDWFETTKRPPRATVVKGAYAFAPSP; translated from the coding sequence ATGCCGCGCGCGCTGGTCCTTGTATCTTTCCTCGTGGCCATCGCCTGCGCCGAGGGCGGGTCCCGGGTGGCGACGCAGCCGCCACCACCGCCAACAGGCGAAATTCCCGCCAAGCTGCGGCCTACGCATCCACGGGCGCTAGCGGCTGCCGCGCGGGTCGGGCCGGTGCTGATAACCGAGCTGGAGGGTCGCGGACTACGTCTAGGTGATCCGATTTTTCTGCGCGCGCTCAAGCGCGAACGCGTGGTGGAGGTGTTTGTCAGGCAGCGCGCGACCGGGACGTTTGAGCTGTTTCGCACCTATCCGATCGCGGCCGCCTCAGGCGAGCTGGGGCCCAAGCAGGCCGAGGGCGACTGGCAGGTGCCCGAGGGGTTTTACCAAGTGGGCCGCCGCGCGATGCATCCCGGCAGCGCGTATCACCTCGCCTTTAACCTCGGTTACCCCAACGCCTACGACAGATCGCATGGGCGCACCGGCAGCGCCATCATGATGCATGGCAATCAAGTCTCCATTGGCTGCCTCGCGATGACCGACGCAAAAATTGAGGAAATCTATACCCTCGCTGAGGCGGCGCTGCGCGGCGGGCAGGTCGCCTTTGCCGTGCACGTGTTTCCATTTCGCATGACCACGCGCGAGCTAGCGTATGCCGCGGCCGAAGAGTCGCCGTGGCACTCCTTTTGGCTTAATCTTAAAGAAGGCTACGATTGGTTCGAAACCACCAAGCGGCCGCCTCGGGCCACGGTCGTCAAAGGCGCGTATGCCTTTGCCCCGTCGCCCTGA
- a CDS encoding glycoside hydrolase family 1 protein: protein MQLRTSQAAVLFMMGLLGCQDAPPPALEFGAQGPLTGDAGRGSFSFGVTTAATQIEDANQNTNWYAWTEPAPGGLGKGAFVGDAVKGYAMAVDDVALLVELGVDTYRLSLEWARIEPERDVYDEAALAHYDEVIDALLAAQIRPVITIHHFSNPLWFEDPRLATCPVKDAPKNTAQLCGWAGDDDGSEAVQELAEFAGMLAARYGARVDAWMTINEPINYLVAAYGAGVFPPGKNYLLSDFTRFMAAARNLLAAHVAVFDAIKAADVVDADDDGVAAAVGLPLSVAEWTPSRDNELSDHPDDVAAAARVQRVYHYLFVDSLLAGQFDSDLDGEFDEDQPTWQGKLDWLGVQYYSRISVTGKLRLIPGVDAMLCFGTFDLGSCLPPQDPTKWIEEMGYEWYEPGIFNVLTDFSRRWPALPLVVTESGIATTSGQRRIEHIVRSLEQIRRAILAGADVRGYWHWTLLDNFEWAFGYAPRFGLYAVDRGGAFARTATAAVSVLREIATARKVSGARRQQHGGLGPMTPEPE from the coding sequence ATGCAACTGCGAACAAGCCAGGCGGCTGTACTCTTTATGATGGGCCTGCTTGGCTGCCAAGATGCGCCGCCGCCGGCGCTTGAATTTGGCGCCCAAGGCCCGCTCACCGGCGACGCGGGGCGCGGCTCGTTTTCATTTGGCGTGACCACGGCGGCCACCCAAATCGAAGACGCCAACCAAAATACCAACTGGTATGCGTGGACCGAGCCAGCACCCGGCGGGCTTGGCAAAGGAGCGTTTGTTGGCGACGCGGTCAAAGGCTATGCAATGGCGGTCGACGACGTTGCGCTGCTAGTTGAGCTCGGGGTCGATACCTATCGGCTCTCGCTCGAATGGGCGCGCATTGAGCCCGAGCGCGACGTTTACGACGAGGCGGCACTAGCGCACTACGACGAGGTAATCGACGCGCTGCTGGCGGCGCAGATTAGGCCAGTCATCACCATTCACCATTTTAGCAATCCGCTGTGGTTTGAAGATCCGCGGCTTGCGACCTGCCCAGTCAAAGATGCGCCCAAGAACACCGCCCAGCTTTGCGGTTGGGCGGGCGACGACGATGGCAGCGAGGCGGTGCAGGAGTTGGCCGAGTTTGCCGGCATGCTGGCCGCGCGCTACGGCGCCCGCGTCGATGCGTGGATGACCATCAACGAGCCCATTAACTATTTGGTGGCGGCCTATGGCGCCGGGGTGTTTCCGCCGGGCAAGAACTACCTGCTTAGTGACTTTACGCGGTTTATGGCGGCGGCGCGCAACCTGCTTGCGGCGCATGTCGCGGTCTTCGACGCCATCAAGGCGGCTGACGTGGTCGATGCTGACGACGATGGCGTTGCGGCAGCCGTGGGCCTGCCGCTCTCGGTCGCCGAGTGGACGCCGTCGCGCGACAACGAACTCAGCGACCATCCCGACGACGTAGCGGCGGCGGCGAGGGTGCAGCGCGTCTACCACTATCTGTTTGTCGATAGCCTCTTGGCGGGCCAGTTCGACAGCGACCTAGACGGCGAATTCGATGAAGACCAACCCACGTGGCAGGGCAAGCTCGATTGGCTGGGCGTGCAGTACTACAGCCGCATCAGCGTGACCGGCAAATTGCGGTTGATTCCTGGCGTCGACGCCATGCTTTGTTTTGGCACCTTCGATTTGGGCTCGTGCCTGCCGCCACAAGATCCAACCAAGTGGATCGAGGAGATGGGCTATGAATGGTACGAGCCAGGTATCTTCAACGTGTTGACAGATTTCTCGCGGCGATGGCCCGCGCTTCCGCTGGTGGTCACCGAGTCGGGCATCGCCACCACAAGTGGCCAGCGGCGCATCGAGCATATCGTGCGGTCGCTCGAGCAAATACGCCGCGCCATCCTGGCCGGCGCCGATGTGCGCGGCTATTGGCATTGGACGCTGCTCGACAATTTTGAGTGGGCGTTCGGCTATGCGCCGCGCTTTGGCTTGTATGCGGTCGACCGCGGCGGCGCCTTTGCGCGCACCGCGACCGCCGCGGTCAGCGTGCTGCGCGAGATCGCAACGGCGCGAAAGGTGTCGGGCGCGCGGCGCCAGCAACATGGCGGCTTGGGGCCGATGACGCCCGAGCCGGAGTAA
- a CDS encoding DUF2252 family protein, with protein MLSTTMLTVAPAGSKQVRVASRVAVPIAFLLALLPTASCGELDGQTAHGKWLAGELVASNAQWSMRAPELVAMKYTKMARSPFQFFRGTAGLYWHDVLHWQGRTRLVVVGGATCKPFTVIMGDPHIENVGTFRTAGGDMFLGFNDFDLADVGPMQGDVMRLGVGWFAAGSEIYAGGDTVALSQQAATAAISGYVDELASLAADDALMQGRQWAMGATEASDKLLEKAREKGDEQSKLEDYAPQDAQGARVLQLGDIEDVAADGIWEDTLQGLAQSARGDVLAAVNRYVPVQENSSTPASATLDVARRLGAGVASYPADRYYVLQQTPASGGAYLLLEMKETGQGVPLYGMELGTATTPLPGGERVARYQVALSDRADGDAWLGHVELGALSFRVRELTGYQRGFDVADLADDVFEGKLTSADINALAQQQGALLARLHVRGAVLRNEALSHRGAATGLHACVDSAFVTRTMQAAKAYWRITLADFSVFVAVLANYPEWLRYGI; from the coding sequence GTGTTATCGACGACCATGCTCACGGTGGCGCCAGCGGGCAGCAAGCAGGTACGAGTGGCAAGCCGTGTCGCGGTGCCCATCGCGTTTTTGCTAGCTTTGCTGCCAACCGCGAGCTGTGGCGAGCTAGATGGGCAAACCGCGCATGGCAAGTGGCTGGCTGGTGAGTTAGTGGCAAGTAATGCGCAATGGTCGATGCGGGCGCCAGAGCTGGTCGCCATGAAGTACACCAAGATGGCGCGCAGCCCGTTTCAGTTTTTTCGCGGCACGGCGGGCCTTTACTGGCATGACGTGCTGCATTGGCAGGGGCGCACCAGGCTTGTAGTTGTTGGTGGCGCGACGTGCAAGCCTTTCACGGTCATCATGGGCGATCCGCATATCGAGAACGTCGGCACCTTTCGCACGGCTGGTGGCGACATGTTCCTTGGGTTTAACGACTTTGACCTCGCCGATGTCGGGCCCATGCAAGGCGACGTGATGCGGCTTGGCGTGGGCTGGTTTGCCGCGGGTAGCGAAATCTACGCCGGTGGCGATACCGTGGCGCTTTCACAACAAGCCGCCACCGCCGCGATCAGCGGCTATGTCGACGAGTTAGCCTCGCTCGCGGCGGACGACGCGCTCATGCAAGGTCGGCAGTGGGCTATGGGCGCAACGGAGGCCAGCGATAAACTATTAGAGAAGGCGCGCGAAAAGGGCGATGAGCAAAGCAAGCTAGAAGACTACGCGCCGCAAGATGCCCAAGGCGCGCGCGTGCTGCAGCTCGGCGATATTGAAGACGTCGCCGCGGACGGCATCTGGGAAGACACGCTGCAAGGCCTTGCGCAGTCGGCGCGCGGCGATGTGCTTGCCGCCGTAAATCGATATGTGCCGGTGCAGGAAAATTCGTCGACACCGGCCAGCGCGACGCTCGATGTGGCGCGCAGGCTAGGCGCGGGCGTCGCTAGCTATCCGGCCGATCGCTATTACGTGTTGCAGCAAACGCCAGCTAGCGGCGGCGCCTACCTCTTGCTCGAAATGAAGGAAACTGGCCAGGGCGTGCCGCTCTATGGCATGGAGCTCGGCACGGCGACCACCCCGCTACCCGGCGGCGAACGCGTCGCGCGCTATCAGGTGGCGCTTAGCGATCGCGCCGACGGCGATGCATGGCTTGGCCATGTCGAGCTGGGGGCGCTTTCGTTTCGCGTGCGCGAGCTGACGGGCTATCAACGCGGCTTTGACGTCGCCGACCTCGCCGATGACGTCTTTGAAGGCAAGCTAACGAGCGCCGACATCAATGCCTTGGCGCAGCAACAAGGCGCGCTCTTGGCCAGGTTGCACGTGCGCGGCGCGGTGCTTCGCAACGAGGCGCTATCTCATCGCGGCGCGGCCACGGGCTTGCATGCCTGCGTCGACAGCGCGTTTGTTACCCGCACAATGCAGGCGGCCAAGGCGTACTGGCGCATCACGCTCGCGGATTTTTCTGTCTTCGTGGCGGTGCTCGCAAACTATCCAGAATGGTTGAGATATGGCATTTAA
- a CDS encoding lamin tail domain-containing protein, which yields MGRSLRYFPLLPAAITVLVAGCSGASDGDLNLPDASPDAPAAPADGPTDAPMDLPNIRINEVAAGEAPDWVEFVNLGDVAIELAGLRILDANDATTAVPLAASGTLEPGTYLAVDIANETVGFKLGGDEEFWLYTAAGDVIDSVDWNEGDAATGKSYARQPDGTGDFVSLETQTKGAANP from the coding sequence ATGGGACGTTCGCTAAGATATTTCCCCTTGCTGCCCGCGGCGATCACAGTGCTTGTCGCGGGGTGCAGTGGCGCGTCCGATGGCGACCTAAATCTCCCGGATGCCTCGCCCGATGCGCCCGCGGCCCCAGCGGACGGCCCCACCGATGCGCCAATGGACCTGCCGAATATCCGCATCAATGAAGTGGCAGCCGGTGAAGCCCCTGACTGGGTAGAATTCGTCAATCTTGGCGACGTTGCCATTGAGCTCGCCGGATTGCGCATCTTAGACGCAAACGACGCGACGACCGCGGTGCCGTTGGCAGCAAGTGGCACGCTTGAGCCAGGCACTTATCTCGCCGTAGACATCGCCAACGAAACCGTGGGGTTCAAGCTCGGTGGCGATGAAGAGTTTTGGCTCTACACCGCCGCAGGCGACGTTATTGATTCGGTTGATTGGAACGAAGGCGACGCCGCCACTGGCAAGAGCTATGCTCGCCAGCCCGATGGCACCGGCGACTTCGTCAGCCTTGAGACGCAAACCAAGGGCGCGGCGAATCCGTAA
- a CDS encoding c-type cytochrome, whose protein sequence is MNNLPKQTTSPYQAPYQATRLVTQFVAGLVAVTAIGACNKQPSDSASAPPAGGTTPVSMRPPIIDRASLGMFAPLPTAVPQPPAAVALGKQLFYETGLSLARDVSCNSCHMLNAYGVDGKPVSTGHKGQVGTRNSPTVYNAYLHATQFWDGREPTVEAQAKGPVMNPVEMAMPSVAVIEKRLRASAAYKGLFAAAFPDAKQPVTFDNMAIAIGAFERTLVTPSRWDAFLAGDDAALTDDEKVGAREFIAAGCVACHSGATLGGQMFQKLGSVRPWPAIKDRGRASVTNNPADEGMFKVPALRNVAKTAPYLHDGSISSLREAVRLMALHQLGKELDATQLDAIVTFLGALTAELPAEMTTPVAPLL, encoded by the coding sequence ATGAACAATTTGCCGAAGCAAACAACATCACCGTATCAAGCACCGTATCAAGCGACGCGGCTGGTCACGCAGTTCGTGGCTGGCCTAGTCGCCGTGACCGCAATAGGCGCGTGCAACAAGCAACCTAGCGATTCCGCCTCGGCACCTCCGGCGGGCGGCACCACCCCGGTTTCGATGCGTCCACCCATCATCGATCGCGCCAGCCTCGGGATGTTTGCGCCCTTGCCCACCGCGGTGCCCCAGCCGCCAGCGGCCGTCGCCTTGGGCAAACAACTTTTCTATGAAACCGGGCTTTCGCTTGCGCGCGACGTGTCGTGCAATTCATGCCACATGCTCAATGCGTATGGCGTCGATGGCAAGCCGGTATCCACGGGCCACAAGGGCCAAGTCGGCACGCGCAATTCGCCCACGGTTTACAACGCGTATCTGCATGCCACGCAATTTTGGGATGGCCGCGAGCCAACCGTCGAGGCCCAAGCCAAGGGGCCGGTGATGAATCCAGTCGAGATGGCGATGCCGAGCGTGGCCGTCATCGAGAAGCGCCTGCGCGCTTCGGCCGCTTATAAGGGCTTGTTCGCCGCCGCGTTTCCCGACGCCAAGCAGCCGGTGACGTTTGACAACATGGCGATCGCGATCGGCGCCTTTGAGCGCACCCTGGTGACGCCGTCGCGTTGGGATGCCTTTCTCGCCGGCGACGACGCGGCGTTAACCGACGATGAAAAGGTCGGCGCGCGCGAGTTTATTGCGGCCGGCTGCGTCGCCTGCCACAGCGGCGCCACGCTCGGTGGCCAGATGTTTCAGAAGCTCGGCAGCGTGAGGCCGTGGCCGGCGATCAAGGATCGCGGCCGCGCCAGCGTTACCAACAATCCCGCCGACGAAGGCATGTTCAAGGTGCCGGCGCTGCGCAACGTCGCCAAGACCGCGCCATATCTCCACGATGGCTCGATCTCGTCGCTGCGCGAGGCCGTGCGCCTGATGGCCTTGCACCAGCTCGGCAAGGAGCTCGACGCCACGCAACTCGATGCGATCGTAACGTTTCTCGGCGCGCTCACCGCAGAGCTGCCTGCCGAAATGACTACGCCAGTGGCGCCGCTATTATGA
- a CDS encoding response regulator transcription factor — protein MDLRSGTAVSHVAVELAIVAVGIVGAVVMGRRLSIALRDSAYWRESSAALQSKLQETTAEAQKWRDEARQLLQGLGLAIDAQLERWGLSRAEKEVALLLLKGLSHHEIAAARGISEATARQQARAVYRKADLDGRHDLAAFFLEDLLLPMETPRA, from the coding sequence ATGGATTTGCGTTCAGGCACGGCGGTCAGCCATGTTGCTGTGGAACTCGCCATCGTCGCCGTCGGCATCGTCGGCGCCGTCGTGATGGGCCGCCGCCTGTCGATTGCGTTGCGCGACTCCGCGTATTGGCGCGAGTCGTCCGCCGCGTTGCAATCGAAGTTACAAGAAACAACCGCGGAGGCGCAAAAATGGCGCGACGAGGCGCGGCAGTTGCTGCAAGGGCTCGGCTTGGCCATTGACGCCCAGTTAGAACGGTGGGGCCTATCGCGTGCCGAAAAAGAAGTTGCGTTGCTTCTGCTCAAAGGGCTGTCGCACCACGAGATCGCGGCGGCGCGCGGCATCTCGGAGGCGACCGCACGGCAACAAGCGCGCGCCGTGTATCGCAAAGCCGACCTCGACGGCCGCCACGATTTGGCCGCATTTTTTCTCGAAGACTTGCTCCTTCCCATGGAGACGCCACGCGCGTAA
- a CDS encoding CYTH domain-containing protein: MRLLPVQELVTELFGAQKADAQASDWLPIPETVVTDANGKITSWKGVGWVYEAEAKFQVPATTMASIQTAMEQNDLERFVGPKLGADFRAKGYRLVKQVAGTTTQDYKDVYLDTADYRGTKQGISIRFRQVGSQIGTNNGMVEIKIYTKGAKNTAVQDRLEIRFRTDDVYTAQRLFDRDPALEAYNPLAKLDQFDPAFKGKTLSPVVNLNNQRLEYQLRDANDKPLYLFTLDTVNGSSPRSTKAGTAKHHEFEVEQMFTDAGPEAAAMLRDITQKIEDSFSLPRSTFNKPGQAAKNLGLI; this comes from the coding sequence GTGCGCCTGCTCCCGGTGCAAGAACTAGTCACCGAACTCTTTGGCGCGCAAAAGGCGGATGCTCAGGCATCTGACTGGTTGCCGATTCCTGAGACGGTCGTGACCGACGCCAATGGCAAGATCACGAGCTGGAAGGGCGTTGGCTGGGTCTATGAGGCCGAGGCAAAGTTTCAGGTGCCCGCGACGACCATGGCTTCGATCCAAACCGCGATGGAGCAGAACGACCTCGAGCGCTTCGTCGGCCCCAAGCTAGGCGCTGACTTTCGCGCCAAAGGCTACCGCCTGGTGAAGCAAGTCGCCGGCACCACCACGCAAGACTACAAAGATGTCTACCTAGACACCGCGGATTATCGCGGCACCAAGCAGGGCATCTCGATCCGCTTTCGCCAAGTCGGCTCGCAAATCGGCACCAACAACGGCATGGTCGAAATCAAGATCTACACCAAGGGCGCCAAGAACACGGCGGTCCAGGATCGCCTTGAGATTCGCTTTCGCACCGATGATGTCTACACGGCGCAACGCCTCTTCGATCGCGATCCCGCCCTTGAAGCGTATAACCCCCTGGCCAAGCTCGACCAGTTCGACCCCGCCTTCAAAGGCAAGACGCTCTCGCCGGTCGTGAACCTCAACAACCAACGCCTCGAATACCAGCTGCGCGACGCCAACGACAAGCCGCTCTATCTCTTCACGCTCGACACGGTCAATGGCTCAAGCCCTCGCAGTACCAAGGCCGGCACCGCCAAGCACCACGAGTTTGAGGTCGAGCAAATGTTTACCGACGCGGGCCCCGAAGCTGCCGCCATGTTGCGCGACATCACCCAGAAAATTGAAGACTCGTTTAGCCTCCCGCGCTCGACCTTCAACAAGCCTGGCCAAGCCGCCAAAAATCTCGGCCTGATCTAA